Genomic segment of bacterium:
TTCCAATCAAACGGTGATCTCACTAATCCATGCTTAACCGGATTATAATGCACATAATCGATGTGCCGATTGTAGTCGTCTTGATCGCGGATAATATGGTCCCAGAAGCGGTTCTGCCAGTTCGGTCCGGGCCGTTGGCGCCCAAACGACATCTTTGCTTGATTGCATGACCTTTAGATGTCCCAGGGAGAAAAAAGGGGGGGGGGGGCCGCGGGGGGGAGAGGCGCTCTATTGGAGCAAAGCGGCGTGACAGGCCAGTGTGACTGCGAAAATGTCATCGCGCTTGACCTTGATTATTCTCGCCACAAGCAGGCACTCTGACCACTGATATTGACAATCGAAGACCATAGCAGTGTTCGGTGAAACCAATCGAGAAAGACCTGATCGCGACGGGCACCCTTGATCGAGCTACAGAAGATACTTTCTATCATTGCCACAGAGTCACAGCTCTCGGATCTTTTGGCCGACTAGCCTCGATATTGCGGAGTGGGAAGATGTCAGAGCCACGGTTCTGGATTCGCAATTCGAATGGACACATTTCAGCCGACTTGGCTACTGAATTGACTCGTTTGATTCTGTGATAGCCGCCAACTGTTTTGGCCGAATTTGCACTGGTATCAGAAGTTGGTCGCGGGAATTCAGAATTTCTGGGTTCTGAATATTGGCTGGTTTGGATTAGATCCTCTTTATCAATGCTGGGTGGCTTTCCGCCCACTACTTTCTTTGTGGTAGACAGCGCAGGTACCGGTGTCTTGATCCCGCTGACTTCAAAGCTCGCAAGATTTCAAAGTGATTATCTTGATATGCTGGCTGAAGCGACAGAAACAGTAATGCGTGATGCAAAGGTCGCAAACGTCGACACATCAAACTGCAAGCAGGCTGCAATTGATCTGATCACGGTGTGTTGCCCCGAAAAGCCAATCGTATTCGTTGACAGCGCGTACGACATCTATGCCTTTTCCAACGCGGTATACGATTCCACCTTTTGGGAAATCGCGAGTTCTAATGATAGTCTTATTACACTTCTCACGAGTTATCGGCTCGAACATGTTGGCGAGAATTCCTTCTTTACCGATTCCGCTTCTTTCAGTGACGTCATCCATGGCTGGGAAGAGTTTGCCGACATCGACACGGTTATTCAACCAATTCATTTCATCAAAGATAAAGATGGCGGCATAAGAGTCGTTGCTTCCACTTGGAGTCTTTGTCGACTAACCAAATGGACAGTCACGTTTAAGGCCGGATCACGAGTTCGTATTGAATATGAAATCATAAGCGACTGTATAGGGTTTGGATTCAGCTATTCTTGATCTTGGTTTTTTCAGTTAAGAAAGTCAGGAGCACAGGGCTCCTGACTTACTCTATTCGAACAGGGGAGTCAAATCTTGAGATTACGTTTACTGATCAACATCCGAGACAGAGAACACTCTGAGCCAATCAAGGATCGATTCCTGAGTACAGGCACTCGCCAAAGATTGTCGAGCATTCTCTTAGTACTCGCAGCCTACTCTGTTTTCTTCACTTACACGGATAAAGAGGGGCTCGTAAACGGCTTCTGGAAAGCTATGCCATTTCCGGTCCTTGCATTTGGTTTGTTGATATTTCTCATCTATCTGGCAGCGTATCGAGTCATTTTTTGTGACAATTCGTTTATCGGTGGTGTTCTCGTTGGCCAGAATCTGTTTTGCCTTGCGAAAGAATGGAGATATGATGAGATCGAGAGAGTTCAGTACGAACAGAAAAACATTCACCAAGGTAGAATATCACTTTGGCTGAAAGACGAAGTCGATCCAAAGTGCATTGATACCGAGTATTTTGCGGAAGAAGATAAGATCTGGACGTATCTGTGCGGCAAGCTGGACAAAGGCGTATTTGACTCATCAGCTGAAGAACGATTGGGCGAAGTTAACGAGATTCGCCTGAAAGGGCCAGAACCACTTACGTGGAAGAAGATCTTCTCCTTTCGACTCAAGAAATATGGCAAGAGCCCATAGCCGTAGGGCAGGTCTCTTTATCGGAGGCATTTGGAATTGGGAGCATCTGGGCCCCGATTTCAAATATGTCGTCAGCAGGCAGGTCTCACAGCAAGATGATTCGCCCATCACGAAATTTCGGCAATGGGCCCTGCCCTACAACTACCGGCACAAGGATCCGTTCGACTGAAGTCGACCCACAATGGAAGGCTTCTTCCCTCGCCCCGTCAGGAGAGGACCGGGTGAGGGAAGCCCACAATTTCCATTCCCAACCGCATTGCAATTCCTTTAATTGCACCCCATGATTAGAATCGGTTGCGGTTATGATGTCCATCGCTTCGCCGAAGGGCGCGCGCTCTTCCTCGGCGGTGAACGAATCGAACATCCACTCGGCTTACTCGGCCACTCGGATGCCGATGTTTTGTTGCACGCGCTGTGCGATGCACTTCTCGGCGCCGTCGCCAAGGGAGATATCGGAATTCATTTCCCGCCCGGCGAACCGCAATACAAGGACATTTCATCAATGAAACTGCTGCTGCGTGTCATGGAGATGCTGAACAACGACGGCTGGAATCTCGTCAACGCCGACATGACCATCGTCTGCGAACGCCCCAAGATCGCGCCATACTCCGAGAAAATTCGCGCCAATATCGCCGCGGCCGCCGGTGTGGCGCTTGATGCGATTTCGCTCAAGGCAACGACTTCCGAGAAGCTTGGATTCACCGGTCGCGAAGAGGGCATCGCGGCGATGGCTGTGGTGTTAGTGGAGAAATAGTGGAAGTCTTTTTCTCCAAAGCCGACGAAATCCTCAACATGGTCGCTGGCCACAGCGCCATCTGGATCTATATGTTCGTGCTCGTCTCGATGATCATCGAAAATTTCTTTCCGCCATTTCCCGGCGACACCTGCATTTTCATCTGCGGCGTTTATGCCGCCGGCGGTAACGCCTCGTGGACGACCATCTACATCCTGTCGATTGTCGGCACGCTGATCTCGGTGATGGGCTTGTACTACGTTGGCCGCACACAGGGCCGCGTCGTGTTGTCAAGCCACCGCGCGCGCTGGCTCGGCGTCAAGCGGCTCGATCATGTCGAACAATGGTTTGAAAAATATCACGACAAAGTGCTTCTCGCTTCGCGCTGGCTGACCGGTGTGCGCGCTTTGATCGCATTGCTTGCCGGTATCGGCCGTGTCCCGGCGTGGCGGATGTTGATCTACAGCACCATCTCGACCATCACCTGGAATTTTCTGGTACTCTATCTCGCCAAGCGACTCCGACAGGACTGGGCGGTCATTGACCGAATACTTGCGACATACAATCAGATCATCATCGCCGTAGTTTTGCTTGTGGTCGGGTTTATCATTTACAAGATTATTGTGCGCCGTAAACGAGGAGAAACGACTTGAAGATATTAGTTTTGGCCGGGGGCGAATCAAAAGAGCGCGAGGTTTCGCTCAATACCGGCAAAGCCATCGCCGCCGCACTCAAGACCATAGGCCACGATGTCGCGATGATTGACACGAAAGATGGCCGCGACCTGTTGGGAGCGCCCGCAAGCGAATCTTCGCCCAGCGGCGAGATAGCACCGCGCCAGAAATACGACCTATCGATTCCCGCCTCGATGCGCGACTGCGACTGCGTGTTCATCGCGCTTCACGGTGGCCTCGGCGAAAATGGAACACTGCAGGCGATGTTCGATCTCGCCAAAGTCCCATACACCGGCTCCGGCGTGCTCGCCTCCGCATTGGCGATGGACAAGCAACGCACCAAACTGATTCTGAGCGCCGTCGGTGTGCCTTCGCCGCGCACGGTCTGTTTCGGCGACGAAGCGTCGATCTTCAAGTATCTCGGCAGTGAAGGCGCTGATGATCTCGAATACCCGATGGTGGTCAAACCGAATTGTGAAGGCTCCACGGTCGGCTTGAGCATCGTACACAGCTACGATCAATTGCTTGATGGCATCCGCCTCGCCGGAAAGTACGACCTGAATATTCTCGTCGAAGAATTCATTCCCGGTCGCGAATTGACTGTGGCAATCCTCGGCGAAGAGGCTCTGCCCGTCGTCGAAATCGTGCCCAAATCCGGCTTCTACGACTATCACTCAAAATACACCTCCGGTGCTTCCGACTATTTCTGTCCCGCCGAGATCGATCCTACTGTCGAGAAAGACGCCAAGGAGTTTGCCTTAACCGCATTTCAAGTGCTCGGCTGTGAAGGTTACGCGCGCGTCGACTTCCGTCTCAATCCCGATAACGAATTGTTCTGCCTCGAGGTTAACACGCTTCCCGGCATGACCGCAACCTCGCTAGTCCCCAAAGCCGCCAAAGCCGCCGGCATGTCGTTCGAGCAACTGCTCTCCAAGATCATCGAGTTGTCGTTGAAGAAATCGTAGTTTGTTTGAACTCGCCCGACGTAGATTTTTCCCTCTCCCTCTGGCCGACCAGGTCCCGCCTTGCGGGAGAGAGGGTAGGGTGAGGGCGTGTGTAATTTGCTCAATAATCATCGACCTGTTTCTGAGTAAATCACGATCCGCTTATTTTGTTGATTCCCCTCTCGAGAGGGGTGTCCCGTGTCCGACAAAGGAGGACGCGGGACGGGGTGTGTCTGTTCCCGCAATGAATCAATCTTCTGACTGCGGATTACCAAGACACCCCTCGGTTTTGCGCTCTCGTTCCTCGACCGCAAAACCACTCCCCTTGATAGGGGAGAATTGAACGACTCGTTACATCAATTGACCTAGCATCTCTTCTCCAGAGCACGTTTAGTTATTCCCCCTTAGCAAAGGGGGTTAGGGGGTTGTATTCTTCCTCACTTGCTCCTCAATCTTCAGGCAACGAATCCCCTTGAAAACCGTACTCAATATTATTATCGTTTGCTCTATCCCTGATGTTCAGGGAGCGCAAAAGAGGATAGTGATTTTAACCACGGAGGTAAACTGTGGACAGAACCGAATTATTACTCGAAGAACTCACCAACGCCTACGGTCCTCCGGGACACGAAAGCGCTGTCGCCGAAATATTCAAGAAACACATCGGCAAACTGGGCAAGGTATCGTTCGACAAGATGGGCTCGATCATCGCCGAACGCAAAGGCACATCAGCCTCGCCGAAAATCATGGTCGTCGGCCATCTCGACGAGATCGGCTTCATGGTAACCGAGATCTCCGCCAACGGCTTCCTCAAGTTCCTTCCGCTCGGCGGATGGTGGGGACATGTCGCACTGGCACAACGCGTGATGGTGCTCGGCAAGAAGGGTCCGATTCTCGGCGTCGTCGGCTCAACACCTCCGCATCTTCTCGAGCCGGAAGCCCGTAAGAAAGTCATCGAAATCACCGATATGTACATCGACGTCGGCGTGAAAGGGAAGTACGACGTCCGGAAGAAGCTCGGCATCTCCGTCGGCGACGTCATTGTCCCCGACTCAAAATTCACGATCATGGCCGAAAAAGATATGTACATGGCGAAGGCGATCGATAACCGCTTCGGCTGTGCCGCCGCCATCGAAGTCATGTGGCGTCTCGAAAAAGTCAAGCACCCCAACACGCTCTATAGCGTCGGCTCGGTGCAAGAGGAAGTCGGCTGCCGCGGTGCCGGAACTTCCGCGTGGATGATCGATCCGGATTTGGCGATTGTGCTCGACACCGGAATTGCCCGCGACACGCCCGGATTTTCCGGCGATGCCAA
This window contains:
- a CDS encoding M42 family metallopeptidase; this encodes MDRTELLLEELTNAYGPPGHESAVAEIFKKHIGKLGKVSFDKMGSIIAERKGTSASPKIMVVGHLDEIGFMVTEISANGFLKFLPLGGWWGHVALAQRVMVLGKKGPILGVVGSTPPHLLEPEARKKVIEITDMYIDVGVKGKYDVRKKLGISVGDVIVPDSKFTIMAEKDMYMAKAIDNRFGCAAAIEVMWRLEKVKHPNTLYSVGSVQEEVGCRGAGTSAWMIDPDLAIVLDTGIARDTPGFSGDANEKVGSGPSILVFDGGMIPNVKLRHFVQATADRLKIKYHLSSMRGGTTDGTRIHMSRVGVPSIVIGPAVRYIHGHNAIMARSDYEASVKLVVELMKKLDEKTVKSFTQA
- a CDS encoding D-alanine--D-alanine ligase → MKILVLAGGESKEREVSLNTGKAIAAALKTIGHDVAMIDTKDGRDLLGAPASESSPSGEIAPRQKYDLSIPASMRDCDCVFIALHGGLGENGTLQAMFDLAKVPYTGSGVLASALAMDKQRTKLILSAVGVPSPRTVCFGDEASIFKYLGSEGADDLEYPMVVKPNCEGSTVGLSIVHSYDQLLDGIRLAGKYDLNILVEEFIPGRELTVAILGEEALPVVEIVPKSGFYDYHSKYTSGASDYFCPAEIDPTVEKDAKEFALTAFQVLGCEGYARVDFRLNPDNELFCLEVNTLPGMTATSLVPKAAKAAGMSFEQLLSKIIELSLKKS
- a CDS encoding 2-C-methyl-D-erythritol 2,4-cyclodiphosphate synthase, which gives rise to MIRIGCGYDVHRFAEGRALFLGGERIEHPLGLLGHSDADVLLHALCDALLGAVAKGDIGIHFPPGEPQYKDISSMKLLLRVMEMLNNDGWNLVNADMTIVCERPKIAPYSEKIRANIAAAAGVALDAISLKATTSEKLGFTGREEGIAAMAVVLVEK
- a CDS encoding DedA family protein; protein product: MEVFFSKADEILNMVAGHSAIWIYMFVLVSMIIENFFPPFPGDTCIFICGVYAAGGNASWTTIYILSIVGTLISVMGLYYVGRTQGRVVLSSHRARWLGVKRLDHVEQWFEKYHDKVLLASRWLTGVRALIALLAGIGRVPAWRMLIYSTISTITWNFLVLYLAKRLRQDWAVIDRILATYNQIIIAVVLLVVGFIIYKIIVRRKRGETT